A genomic stretch from Prochlorococcus marinus str. MIT 9312 includes:
- a CDS encoding Rieske 2Fe-2S domain-containing protein has protein sequence MDNKQINFFKSKDLNTVLKPFKKGSVVKIDSFDIRENQNELNIGLFGWYAICPSKELKINTLHYFSLYDEPLILYRDENENVRCIKNICPHRGASFYGGTLSNGVITCPYHGAKFSPEGSCQNLDRITCSHIVDNNYDNYAKKIHLSQYKALEKDEYIFVHFTKKSETDLNNISEDLPISNYELSNNGFSHDDYVSEEVLVDFKCDWSRIIENHLDILHLFWVHGDTIPDKDVNKNVLVSFKQKINITPKYIESIYFYKNNPSKEFIRIKYIAPGRILIYKGNPSESRYLQVLDHIPLGNNKARVIVRHYRKFLKNKLLNNLILFKETQRKIFYKIFNEDYMILKTQTYNHKYGFIKKDEIKLLGEDRIINYFWKWYKKSEEKDSPWKNINKTENLTVYDNVILKYPPEIKNLEVINNIDIIRKTLVRFAAPLLIFMLII, from the coding sequence ATGGATAACAAACAAATTAATTTTTTTAAATCTAAAGACTTAAATACAGTTCTTAAGCCTTTTAAGAAAGGATCAGTAGTAAAAATTGACTCGTTTGATATTAGAGAAAATCAAAACGAATTAAATATAGGTTTATTTGGTTGGTATGCAATTTGTCCTTCAAAAGAACTAAAAATAAATACTTTACATTATTTTTCGCTGTATGATGAGCCTCTTATCCTTTACAGAGATGAGAATGAAAATGTAAGGTGTATTAAAAATATTTGTCCTCATAGAGGTGCATCCTTCTATGGAGGCACATTATCAAATGGAGTAATAACTTGCCCATATCACGGAGCTAAATTCTCACCTGAAGGAAGTTGCCAAAATCTAGATCGAATAACTTGTAGCCACATAGTTGATAATAACTACGATAACTACGCAAAAAAAATACATTTATCTCAATACAAAGCTTTAGAAAAAGATGAATATATTTTTGTACATTTTACAAAAAAATCTGAGACTGATTTAAATAATATAAGTGAGGATTTACCTATAAGTAACTACGAATTATCTAATAATGGCTTTTCACATGATGATTATGTATCAGAAGAAGTATTAGTTGACTTTAAATGTGATTGGTCAAGGATAATTGAAAATCACTTAGATATACTTCATCTTTTTTGGGTTCATGGAGATACAATTCCTGATAAAGATGTTAATAAAAACGTACTTGTTAGTTTTAAACAAAAAATTAATATTACTCCCAAATACATTGAAAGCATTTACTTCTACAAAAATAACCCTTCAAAAGAATTTATCCGCATAAAATACATAGCACCAGGAAGGATATTAATTTATAAAGGAAATCCATCTGAATCTCGATATTTACAAGTTCTAGATCATATTCCACTAGGCAATAATAAAGCAAGAGTAATAGTAAGACATTACAGGAAATTTTTAAAAAATAAACTACTTAATAACCTCATATTATTTAAAGAGACTCAAAGAAAGATCTTTTATAAGATATTTAATGAGGATTATATGATTTTAAAGACACAAACATATAATCACAAATATGGATTTATTAAAAAAGATGAAATTAAATTATTAGGAGAAGACAGAATAATAAATTACTTTTGGAAATGGTATAAAAAGTCTGAAGAGAAAGATAGCCCTTGGAAAAATATTAATAAAACTGAAAATCTTACCGTATACGATAATGTGATTTTGAAATATCCCCCAGAGATTAAGAATTTAGAGGTTATAAATAATATAGATATTATCAGAAAAACACTTGTAAGATTTGCAGCTCCACTACTAATTTTTATGCTAATCATATAA